The Xanthomonas fragariae genome has a segment encoding these proteins:
- the leuS gene encoding leucine--tRNA ligase — MSTVEPNVYDPQQVETSAQQFWDATRAFQVDETSDKPKFYCLSMLPYPSGALHMGHVRNYTISDVVSRYKRMTGHNVMQPMGWDAFGLPAENAAIKNKTAPAKWTYSNIEHMRGQLKSLGYAIDWSREFATCTPDYYLHEQRMFTRLMRKGLAYRRNAVVNWDPIDQTVLANEQVIDGRGWRSGALVEKREIPQWFLRITDYAQELLDGLDQLDGWPDSVKTMQRNWIGRSEGLEIRFDVRDTNGAPLDSLHVFTTRPDTLMGVTFVSIAAEHPLALHAARSNSELAALLETLKHGGVSEAELETQEKRGMATGLTAVHPISGEQVPVWVANFVLMGYGTGAVMAVPGHDQRDFEFANKYGLPIVQVVRLREPRTEDQQSWDATQWRDWYSDKSRELELINSAEFDGLDFGGAFEALAERFERKGQGQRRVNYRLRDWGVSRQRYWGCPIPAVYCAKCGAVPVPEDQLPVVLPENVEFAGTGSPIKTDPRWRQTTCPDCGGPAERETDTFDTFMESSWYVARYTSPNARDMVDRRANYWMPADLYVGGIEHAILHLMYFRFYHKLMRDARLVDSDEPVTNLLTQGMVIADTFYRDADNGGKEWINPADVEIQRDARGRVTGAVLIADGQPVRIGGTEKMSKSKNNGVDPQSMVAKYGADTVRLFSMFAAPPEQSLEWNEAGVDGMARFMRRLWVQVHKHVGQGTAVALDVASLSAEQRAIRRKTHETIGKVSDDYGRRHSFNTAIAAVMELSNALAKFDDASAQGRAVRQEALEALVLLLNPITPHASHALWQVLGRGETLLEDVAFPQVDAAALARDALTLAVQINGKLRGTIEVAADAGREQIEALAQAEPNASKFLEGLAVRKIIIVPGRIVNIVAG; from the coding sequence ATGTCCACCGTCGAACCGAACGTCTACGACCCGCAGCAGGTCGAAACCTCCGCCCAGCAGTTCTGGGATGCCACCCGCGCTTTTCAGGTCGACGAAACGTCGGACAAACCGAAGTTCTATTGCCTGTCGATGCTGCCGTACCCGTCCGGTGCGCTGCACATGGGCCATGTGCGCAATTACACCATCTCCGATGTGGTCAGCCGCTACAAGCGCATGACCGGCCACAACGTGATGCAGCCGATGGGCTGGGATGCGTTCGGTTTGCCGGCGGAAAATGCCGCGATCAAGAACAAGACCGCGCCGGCCAAGTGGACTTACTCCAACATCGAGCACATGCGCGGGCAGCTGAAGTCGCTGGGCTATGCGATCGATTGGTCGCGCGAGTTCGCCACCTGCACGCCGGACTATTATTTGCACGAGCAGCGCATGTTCACCCGGCTGATGCGCAAGGGTTTGGCCTATCGCCGCAATGCGGTGGTGAACTGGGACCCGATCGATCAGACCGTGCTGGCCAACGAGCAGGTCATCGACGGCCGCGGTTGGCGTTCCGGCGCATTAGTCGAAAAACGCGAGATTCCGCAGTGGTTTCTGCGCATCACCGATTACGCGCAGGAACTGCTCGACGGCCTGGATCAACTGGACGGCTGGCCGGATTCGGTCAAGACCATGCAGCGCAACTGGATCGGCCGCTCGGAAGGGCTGGAAATCCGGTTCGACGTGCGCGATACCAACGGTGCACCGCTCGACTCGCTGCACGTGTTCACCACCCGTCCGGACACGCTGATGGGCGTGACCTTCGTTTCGATCGCCGCCGAGCATCCGCTGGCGCTGCACGCGGCCAGGTCCAACTCGGAGCTGGCTGCGCTGCTGGAAACGCTCAAGCACGGCGGCGTCTCCGAAGCCGAGTTGGAAACCCAGGAAAAACGCGGCATGGCCACCGGCCTGACCGCAGTGCATCCGATCAGCGGCGAACAGGTGCCTGTGTGGGTGGCCAACTTCGTGCTGATGGGCTACGGCACCGGCGCTGTGATGGCGGTGCCCGGCCACGACCAGCGCGATTTCGAATTCGCCAACAAGTACGGCCTGCCGATCGTGCAGGTAGTCAGGCTGCGCGAGCCGCGCACCGAAGACCAACAGAGCTGGGACGCTACCCAATGGCGCGACTGGTATAGCGACAAGAGCCGCGAGCTGGAGCTGATCAATTCGGCCGAGTTCGACGGCCTGGATTTCGGTGGCGCCTTTGAAGCATTGGCCGAGCGTTTCGAGCGCAAGGGCCAGGGCCAGCGTCGCGTCAATTACCGCCTGCGCGACTGGGGCGTGAGCCGCCAGCGTTACTGGGGTTGTCCGATTCCTGCGGTCTATTGCGCCAAATGCGGCGCGGTGCCGGTGCCGGAAGATCAGCTGCCGGTGGTGCTGCCGGAAAACGTGGAGTTTGCCGGCACCGGTTCGCCGATCAAGACCGATCCGCGCTGGCGCCAGACCACCTGCCCGGACTGCGGCGGCCCGGCCGAGCGCGAGACCGACACCTTCGACACCTTCATGGAATCGAGCTGGTACGTTGCTCGCTACACCAGCCCAAACGCACGCGATATGGTCGATCGCCGCGCCAACTACTGGATGCCGGCCGATCTGTACGTGGGCGGCATCGAGCACGCGATCCTGCACCTGATGTACTTCCGTTTCTATCACAAGCTCATGCGCGACGCGCGGCTGGTGGACAGCGACGAGCCGGTGACCAATCTGCTTACCCAGGGCATGGTCATCGCCGACACGTTCTATCGCGATGCCGACAACGGCGGCAAGGAGTGGATCAACCCGGCCGACGTGGAAATCCAGCGCGATGCACGTGGTCGTGTCACCGGCGCGGTGCTGATTGCCGACGGCCAGCCGGTACGCATCGGTGGCACGGAGAAGATGTCCAAATCCAAGAACAACGGCGTGGACCCGCAGTCGATGGTGGCCAAGTACGGCGCCGATACGGTACGGCTGTTCTCGATGTTCGCCGCACCGCCGGAGCAGTCGCTGGAATGGAACGAGGCCGGCGTCGACGGCATGGCGCGCTTCATGCGCCGGCTATGGGTGCAGGTGCATAAGCATGTTGGCCAGGGCACTGCCGTCGCGTTGGACGTGGCCAGCCTGAGCGCCGAACAGAGGGCGATCCGCCGCAAGACCCATGAAACCATCGGCAAGGTCAGCGACGACTATGGTCGCCGCCACAGCTTCAACACTGCCATCGCGGCGGTGATGGAACTGTCCAACGCGCTGGCAAAGTTCGATGACGCCAGCGCGCAGGGCCGCGCGGTGCGCCAGGAAGCGCTGGAAGCGCTGGTGCTGTTGCTCAACCCAATCACCCCGCACGCCAGCCACGCCTTGTGGCAGGTGCTGGGCCGGGGCGAGACGCTGTTAGAAGATGTCGCCTTTCCGCAGGTCGATGCCGCCGCGCTGGCGCGCGATGCGCTGACGTTGGCGGTGCAGATCAACGGCAAGTTGCGCGGCACCATCGAGGTGGCCGCCGACGCCGGCCGCGAGCAGATCGAAGCGCTGGCGCAGGCCGAGCCGAACGCGTCCAAGTTCCTCGAAGGGCTTGCCGTGCGCAAGATCATCATCGTGCCCGGCAGGATCGTGAATATCGTGGCAGGGTGA
- the rlmH gene encoding 23S rRNA (pseudouridine(1915)-N(3))-methyltransferase RlmH has translation MKCRLIAIGERAPAWVAQGFAEYQKRLSHWMPLELVEIEPGLRGKGRDAQRAIDDEGSRVLAALPKNAHVVALDVPGRPLSSEQLAQRMEHWRGQGRDLAFLIGGPEGHAADVLKSASESWSIGPLTLPHMLVRLIVAEQLYRAAAMLANHPYHRA, from the coding sequence ATGAAATGCCGACTCATCGCTATCGGCGAGCGCGCACCGGCCTGGGTGGCGCAGGGTTTTGCCGAATATCAAAAACGCCTCTCGCACTGGATGCCGCTGGAGCTGGTCGAAATCGAACCCGGCCTGCGCGGCAAGGGCCGCGACGCGCAACGCGCCATCGACGACGAAGGCAGCCGCGTACTCGCAGCATTGCCCAAGAACGCCCATGTGGTTGCACTCGATGTGCCGGGCCGCCCGCTCAGTTCCGAACAACTCGCCCAGCGCATGGAGCATTGGCGGGGCCAGGGCCGCGATCTGGCATTCCTGATCGGTGGCCCGGAAGGCCACGCCGCCGATGTGCTGAAAAGCGCTAGCGAAAGCTGGTCGATCGGCCCGCTGACCCTGCCGCATATGCTGGTGCGCTTGATCGTCGCCGAGCAGCTGTATCGCGCCGCTGCGATGCTGGCCAATCATCCGTATCACCGCGCGTGA
- the rsfS gene encoding ribosome silencing factor, whose translation MTTQAQVIKTSIPNPPPSVPALLANVREALEELKAKDMVEIDVRGKSSVCDYMVVASGTSTRHVKSIAEEVVKFAKRLDVMPLGVEGEREAEWVLVDLGDVVVHVMLPRVREFYALERLWTVGDQRPDDELADPKSD comes from the coding sequence TTGACCACCCAAGCCCAAGTCATCAAGACCTCCATTCCGAATCCGCCGCCGTCCGTACCGGCTCTGTTAGCCAATGTGCGTGAGGCCTTGGAGGAGCTGAAAGCCAAGGACATGGTCGAGATCGATGTGCGTGGCAAGTCCAGCGTCTGCGATTACATGGTGGTCGCGTCGGGCACCTCGACCCGGCACGTCAAATCGATTGCCGAAGAAGTAGTCAAGTTCGCCAAGCGTCTGGACGTGATGCCGCTGGGTGTGGAAGGCGAGCGCGAAGCCGAATGGGTGCTGGTCGATCTGGGCGATGTGGTGGTGCATGTGATGCTGCCGCGCGTGCGCGAGTTCTATGCGCTGGAGCGTCTGTGGACCGTTGGCGATCAGCGTCCGGACGACGAGCTAGCCGATCCGAAGAGTGACTGA
- a CDS encoding DUF998 domain-containing protein, whose protein sequence is MAITASIEGVQRYLGLIAATVFVLAVAGFGATLPSYLQASHPVALLGANGVPHALGFNLLAFVLVGALGMATGISLLARMPAKSGWCLRVGGQLIVLAGLAFLGMGVLPLDPTDLDGRASQAHASAWLLWAVAFVPGMLLIAAALLNHPGMRGLTWLSLGAGLLVAVLAFGPPGPLGQAIAQRLAFLAWVGWLAVAAWVWPAKPAA, encoded by the coding sequence ATGGCAATTACAGCAAGTATAGAAGGCGTACAGCGCTACCTGGGCCTGATCGCAGCGACTGTCTTCGTGCTGGCGGTCGCTGGTTTTGGCGCCACGCTACCCAGCTATCTACAAGCTAGCCACCCGGTTGCGCTGTTGGGCGCCAATGGCGTGCCGCATGCGCTGGGCTTCAACCTGCTCGCGTTCGTGCTGGTCGGTGCGCTCGGGATGGCCACCGGGATCAGCCTGCTGGCGCGCATGCCAGCCAAATCCGGCTGGTGCCTGCGCGTGGGCGGTCAATTGATCGTGCTGGCCGGTCTTGCCTTCCTCGGCATGGGCGTGCTGCCGCTGGATCCCACCGACCTGGATGGCCGTGCCAGTCAAGCCCATGCCTCCGCCTGGTTGCTGTGGGCGGTGGCGTTCGTGCCCGGCATGCTGCTGATCGCCGCTGCGTTGCTCAACCATCCAGGTATGCGCGGGTTGACTTGGCTGAGTCTGGGAGCCGGGCTGCTGGTGGCTGTGCTGGCGTTCGGCCCGCCGGGGCCGCTGGGCCAGGCAATCGCCCAGCGTTTGGCGTTCCTGGCCTGGGTGGGCTGGTTGGCAGTGGCTGCCTGGGTCTGGCCGGCAAAGCCCGCCGCCTGA
- a CDS encoding alkaline phosphatase PhoX, whose product MGAGSVTQRLSVLFVNGNQLAAHNPDNVAINARGDVALQEDGGESPNEYGPGARLLGLTRSGESFYLAKNHMQLTLQQIADTGKTITEGD is encoded by the coding sequence ATGGGTGCTGGATCTGTTACGCAGCGCTTGAGCGTGCTGTTCGTCAACGGCAATCAGTTGGCGGCGCACAATCCCGACAATGTCGCCATCAACGCACGCGGTGACGTGGCGCTGCAAGAGGACGGTGGCGAAAGTCCGAACGAATATGGCCCCGGCGCACGCCTGCTCGGGCTGACGCGGAGCGGCGAATCGTTCTATCTGGCCAAGAACCACATGCAACTCACCTTGCAGCAGATCGCTGATACCGGCAAGACCATTACCGAGGGCGATTAG
- the trxA gene encoding thioredoxin, whose amino-acid sequence MSDKPHVFDATTDTFETGVLQKSLTTPVLVDFWATWCGPCKSLTPILEKLAADYNGAFELAKVDVDKEQQIAAAFQIRSVPTVFLVKGGELVDGFPGLMPEGQVREFLTQHGVLPVEPQVVEELPLAPLDPHAQAAALREAIAAEPDKHELKLDLALALLKTGDTAEAEQLIDALPANLATDDRAVRAKARLSFANVLKDAPDADALQGAVAANGADLRARHLLGVRHLLDGNDEAALEQFLEMLRQDRAFDDNLPRRSLIDAFRVIEDDDLVGRYRRKMSSLVF is encoded by the coding sequence ATGTCCGACAAGCCGCACGTATTCGATGCCACCACCGACACCTTCGAGACCGGGGTCCTGCAGAAATCGTTGACGACACCAGTGCTGGTGGATTTCTGGGCCACTTGGTGCGGCCCGTGTAAATCGCTGACGCCGATCCTGGAAAAGCTCGCCGCCGACTACAACGGTGCGTTCGAGCTTGCCAAGGTCGATGTGGACAAAGAGCAGCAGATCGCTGCGGCGTTCCAAATCCGGTCGGTGCCGACGGTGTTCCTGGTCAAGGGCGGCGAACTGGTCGATGGTTTCCCGGGCCTGATGCCGGAAGGCCAAGTGCGCGAGTTCCTGACCCAGCACGGCGTGCTGCCGGTCGAGCCTCAGGTGGTCGAAGAACTGCCGCTGGCGCCGCTGGACCCGCACGCGCAGGCCGCTGCGCTGCGTGAGGCGATCGCTGCCGAGCCGGACAAGCACGAACTCAAGCTGGATCTGGCACTGGCACTGCTCAAGACCGGCGACACTGCCGAGGCCGAACAGTTGATCGACGCCCTGCCCGCCAACCTAGCCACCGACGACCGCGCAGTCCGCGCCAAGGCCCGCTTGAGCTTTGCCAATGTGCTCAAAGACGCACCCGATGCCGACGCACTGCAGGGAGCCGTGGCCGCCAACGGCGCCGACCTGCGTGCGCGTCATCTGCTCGGCGTGCGCCATCTGCTCGACGGCAACGACGAAGCTGCGCTGGAGCAGTTTCTGGAGATGCTGCGGCAGGACCGCGCCTTCGACGACAATCTGCCGCGGCGCAGCTTGATTGATGCGTTCCGCGTGATCGAAGACGATGATCTGGTCGGCCGCTATCGGCGCAAGATGTCGTCGTTGGTCTTCTGA
- the nadD gene encoding nicotinate-nucleotide adenylyltransferase: protein MQAAHAVDVSGSPVSGPRSWLHLYYGGTFDPIHLGHLAIACAARDELGAVVHLVPAADPPHRPAPGATAMQRARMLELALADHSGLVLDGRELQRATQSGAPSYTVDSLRELRAELGPTTPIAWLLGADAFVGLSGWHQWEALFELAHFVIAARPGTPLDLTAAPQFAAALQGRWAASASELVAAPAGRLWRLHQPLRGESASAVRSRIATDGVWQALVSPAVAAFIVHEGLYGIARQAS, encoded by the coding sequence ATGCAGGCTGCGCATGCTGTTGATGTTTCCGGATCCCCGGTCTCCGGTCCCCGGTCCTGGCTCCACCTTTATTACGGCGGCACCTTCGATCCGATCCACTTGGGCCACCTCGCCATCGCCTGTGCCGCGCGCGACGAACTGGGCGCGGTCGTGCATCTGGTGCCGGCTGCCGACCCGCCGCATCGCCCTGCACCCGGTGCCACCGCCATGCAGCGCGCGCGCATGCTGGAGCTGGCGCTTGCCGATCACTCGGGGCTGGTGCTGGACGGCCGCGAACTCCAACGCGCCACTCAGAGCGGCGCGCCGTCCTACACCGTCGACAGCTTGCGCGAACTGCGCGCCGAACTCGGCCCCACGACACCGATCGCCTGGCTGCTCGGCGCCGACGCGTTCGTTGGGCTGAGCGGTTGGCACCAGTGGGAGGCGCTGTTCGAGTTGGCCCATTTCGTCATCGCCGCACGCCCGGGCACGCCGCTGGACCTGACCGCCGCGCCGCAGTTCGCTGCGGCGTTACAGGGCCGATGGGCCGCCAGCGCGAGTGAGCTGGTCGCCGCGCCGGCCGGCCGCCTTTGGCGATTGCATCAGCCATTACGCGGCGAATCGGCCAGCGCGGTGCGTTCGCGCATTGCCACGGACGGCGTTTGGCAGGCGCTGGTATCGCCGGCAGTAGCGGCATTTATCGTGCATGAAGGCCTCTACGGCATCGCCCGTCAGGCTAGCTGA
- the holA gene encoding DNA polymerase III subunit delta — protein sequence MELRPEQLAGQSNQPLQPVYLIAGAETLRVLEAADAVRARARAEGIGEREVFDADGRDFDWNQLDASFNAPSLFSPRRLVEVRLPSGKPGKDGAEVITRFCANPPPDVVLLITANDWSKAHQGKWADAVGRIGTISVAWTIKPHELPDWIERRLRSHGLRADPDAVRRLSERVEGNLLAAAQEIDKLALLADGKVLDLEAMESLVADAARYDVFRLAETTFSGQPAAVIRMLAGLRSEGEAVAALMPILIKELLRTASLSKVQANGGNLAAEMKAQGLWESRQVPFKRALQRHPEPRRWERFVAEASLIDRMAKGRADGDAWVGLERLLVAVAEARAVRLLA from the coding sequence ATGGAACTTCGTCCCGAGCAGCTTGCCGGCCAATCCAACCAGCCGTTGCAGCCGGTCTACCTGATCGCCGGCGCCGAGACGCTGCGCGTGCTGGAAGCGGCCGATGCGGTGCGTGCGCGTGCGCGCGCCGAAGGCATCGGCGAGCGCGAAGTGTTCGATGCCGATGGCCGCGATTTTGACTGGAACCAGCTCGACGCCAGCTTCAACGCGCCCAGCCTGTTCAGCCCGCGCCGTTTGGTGGAAGTGCGCTTGCCCAGCGGCAAACCGGGCAAGGACGGCGCCGAGGTCATCACCCGCTTCTGCGCCAACCCGCCGCCGGACGTGGTGCTGCTGATCACCGCCAACGACTGGAGTAAGGCGCACCAGGGCAAGTGGGCCGACGCGGTCGGCCGCATCGGCACCATTTCGGTGGCCTGGACGATCAAACCGCACGAGTTGCCCGATTGGATCGAGCGCCGCCTGCGCAGCCACGGCCTGCGTGCCGACCCCGACGCGGTGCGACGTTTGAGCGAGCGGGTGGAGGGCAACCTGCTCGCCGCCGCGCAGGAAATCGACAAGCTGGCCCTGCTGGCTGACGGCAAGGTGCTGGATCTGGAAGCGATGGAATCGCTGGTCGCCGATGCCGCTCGCTACGACGTGTTCCGCTTGGCCGAAACCACCTTCTCCGGGCAGCCGGCCGCGGTAATCCGCATGCTCGCCGGCCTGCGTTCCGAAGGCGAAGCGGTGGCTGCGTTGATGCCGATCCTGATCAAGGAACTGCTGCGCACCGCGTCCCTGTCGAAGGTGCAGGCCAACGGCGGCAACCTCGCTGCCGAAATGAAGGCGCAAGGCCTATGGGAATCGCGCCAGGTTCCTTTCAAACGGGCGCTGCAACGCCACCCCGAACCACGCCGCTGGGAACGCTTCGTCGCCGAAGCCTCGCTGATCGACCGCATGGCCAAGGGCCGCGCCGACGGCGATGCCTGGGTAGGCTTGGAACGCTTGTTGGTAGCAGTGGCCGAAGCCCGTGCGGTGAGACTGCTGGCGTGA
- the lptE gene encoding LPS assembly lipoprotein LptE: MIRFPTAFAASLVLVSSLTACGFHLRNSLALPPDTPAVKVQSAVRYSELSKLLRRGLKAAGATLADEDAKTGFVQVQVSSERWGDLPIAIDSQGRAQEYSLRYAAIFSVTTANGSVLVPQQVIELSRDYVSPPVDATGTATEREILADELRKDMSASILRRIDSVVRARLQRGETLESTPTAPLPQAPTPQVQPSPAPESSVPAALPPAPQPSSNN, translated from the coding sequence ATGATTCGATTTCCTACTGCCTTCGCTGCGTCCCTCGTGCTCGTCTCGAGCCTCACCGCCTGCGGATTCCATTTGCGCAATTCGCTTGCGCTGCCGCCCGATACCCCGGCAGTGAAGGTGCAGTCAGCGGTGCGGTACAGCGAACTGTCAAAGTTGCTGCGGCGTGGCCTCAAGGCCGCGGGCGCCACGCTGGCCGACGAAGATGCCAAGACCGGCTTTGTGCAGGTGCAGGTGTCGTCCGAGCGTTGGGGCGACCTGCCGATCGCCATCGACAGCCAGGGCCGTGCGCAGGAATACAGCCTGCGCTACGCCGCCATTTTCTCCGTTACCACCGCCAACGGTTCGGTGCTGGTGCCGCAGCAGGTGATCGAGCTGTCGCGCGATTACGTGTCGCCGCCGGTAGACGCTACCGGTACCGCGACCGAGCGCGAGATCCTCGCAGACGAATTGCGCAAGGACATGTCCGCCTCGATCCTGCGCCGCATCGATAGCGTGGTGCGTGCGCGTTTGCAGCGCGGCGAAACCCTGGAAAGCACGCCGACCGCGCCGCTGCCACAGGCTCCCACGCCGCAGGTGCAGCCGTCGCCAGCGCCTGAATCGAGCGTGCCGGCCGCGTTGCCGCCTGCGCCGCAGCCGTCGTCGAACAACTGA
- a CDS encoding J domain-containing protein: MPSKARTSADAPASQAIQQLRSQPAQTSGAPLSPARKRFDRLLRDLERHRAELQDWQVALSHWRERYHSELQPLLDQRRAADIALVEALDRAHATVKLGKADRKFLSELLCDIAGPLIESGHEALRPIYDRHSAVGYDQEVSESDALMKQILGQAYGLDADELDGIDSPEELYERVSERLEQERAQQQQRHAQRRKRAAKKAIVENAEPPPLRELYRKLAGNLHPDRAKNEQEQASRTILMQRLNAAYKSGDLLGLLELQAEIGLLDAQGVDAMSAARLQDYNRELDRQCKELQQQILQQAYNFCAEYSLDLPSRPKPARLSRLMAQLKREIEDDLMDARMGLRELTDPQSLKHWLKLQRVMSSMPDAPWL; encoded by the coding sequence ATGCCCAGCAAAGCCCGCACCTCGGCCGATGCGCCTGCCTCACAAGCGATACAGCAGCTGCGCAGCCAGCCTGCGCAAACGTCCGGCGCGCCGCTGTCGCCAGCACGCAAGCGCTTCGACCGATTACTGCGCGACCTGGAGAGGCATCGTGCCGAATTGCAGGACTGGCAAGTAGCGCTCTCGCACTGGCGCGAGCGTTATCACTCTGAATTGCAGCCCTTGCTCGACCAACGGCGTGCGGCCGATATCGCGCTGGTCGAAGCGCTCGACCGTGCGCATGCCACAGTCAAACTGGGCAAGGCCGATCGCAAGTTTCTGTCCGAGTTGCTGTGCGATATCGCCGGCCCGCTGATCGAGTCCGGACACGAGGCGCTGCGACCCATTTACGATCGCCACAGCGCAGTGGGGTACGACCAGGAAGTTTCCGAATCCGATGCGCTGATGAAGCAGATTCTCGGCCAGGCTTACGGACTGGATGCGGATGAGCTGGACGGCATCGACTCGCCCGAGGAGCTTTACGAACGCGTCAGCGAGCGCTTGGAGCAGGAACGCGCGCAGCAACAGCAACGCCACGCGCAACGTCGCAAGCGTGCCGCAAAAAAAGCGATTGTTGAGAATGCCGAACCGCCACCACTGCGCGAGTTGTATCGCAAGCTGGCCGGCAATCTGCATCCGGATCGCGCCAAGAACGAGCAGGAACAAGCCTCGCGCACCATCCTCATGCAGCGGCTCAATGCCGCTTACAAATCCGGCGATTTGTTGGGATTGCTTGAGCTGCAGGCCGAGATCGGCCTACTGGATGCGCAGGGCGTGGATGCGATGAGCGCGGCGCGGCTGCAGGACTACAACCGCGAGCTGGATCGGCAGTGCAAGGAGTTGCAACAGCAGATATTGCAGCAGGCTTATAACTTTTGCGCCGAATATAGTCTTGACCTGCCATCGCGACCCAAACCTGCGCGGCTGAGCCGTTTGATGGCGCAACTCAAGCGCGAGATCGAAGACGATCTGATGGACGCGCGCATGGGCCTGCGTGAGCTGACCGATCCGCAATCGCTCAAGCACTGGTTGAAGCTGCAACGCGTCATGTCGAGCATGCCCGACGCGCCCTGGCTCTGA